The genomic segment GTATCAAATGACGAGGTAGTCTAACTCCAGTTTCGTGCAATGTCTGAAGTGCTTCAAGAACTTTTCTCTCGTCTTTTTCAGCTTCATTGGCAGGATTTCTTGGTTTTAGTGTAATGCGTTTTACACTAACATTTTTACCAAGTTTTTCATCTACTTTAGCTGTAAGTTTTGCAGCATTCAGAGCACAAAAGTTGAGTGCATCAGCAGGTCCACCACTTTTCATATGCTTTTTCATATTTCCACCTAAGGTTTTTAGAAGAAGCTTAGTTGCATTTTGACCAGTCTTTACTACTTGAGAAATTTCACCATCTCCTTTTTTAGGTTTTGGACCCATAGCATTTTGACCACTCTGAGATGCAAAAAGCATTACTGAAGTCATCAATCCTATAAATGTTAACCGTCCTATATTCATAACACCCCTCCATTTAAT from the Hydrogenimonas thermophila genome contains:
- a CDS encoding Tll0287-like domain-containing protein, with the translated sequence MNIGRLTFIGLMTSVMLFASQSGQNAMGPKPKKGDGEISQVVKTGQNATKLLLKTLGGNMKKHMKSGGPADALNFCALNAAKLTAKVDEKLGKNVSVKRITLKPRNPANEAEKDERKVLEALQTLHETGVRLPRHLIQETDGGYKFYKPLKIAKKVCLKCHGTNIDPKLEKTIAKFYPTDKATGYKMGDLRGAIVVTIKK